The proteins below come from a single Triticum aestivum cultivar Chinese Spring chromosome 5D, IWGSC CS RefSeq v2.1, whole genome shotgun sequence genomic window:
- the LOC123123729 gene encoding tyrosine-sulfated glycopeptide receptor 1-like, with the protein MAKCWLLLHLLAFLLPAASATSCHTDDLHALQGFAGNLGGGGVLLRAVWSGASCCGWEGVSCDGTSGRVTALRLPGHGLVGPIPGASLAGLTQLVELNLANNKLIGTIPSWIGELDHLCYLDLSNNSLVGEVPKTLIQLKGLVSTGRSLGNRRTLQQQQQPNIISGTNNKVRSGRTNVVSGNDNTVISGNNNTVAGSNNTITTGSDNTVTGSNHVVSGSKHIVTDNNNVVSGIDNNVSGSFHTVSGSHNTVSGSNNTVSGSNHVVSGSNKVVTGG; encoded by the coding sequence ATGGCGAAATGCTGGCTGCTGCTCCACTTGTTGGCGTTTCTCTTGCCAGCGGCGAGCGCTACGTCGTGCCACACCGACGACCTCCACGCGCTGCAGGGCTTCGCCGGGAACCTCGGTGGTGGTGGCGTGCTCCTACGTGCCGTCTGGTCCGGCGCCTCGTGCTGCGGCTGGGAAGGTGTGAGCTGCGACGGCACAAGTGGACGCGTCACGGCGCTTCGGCTCCCCGGGCACGGGCTTGTGGGGCCCATCCCTGGAGCATCCTTGGCGGGCCTCACGCAGCTGGTGGAGCTCAACCTTGCCAACAACAAACTGATCGGCACCATCCCATCATGGATTGGTGAGCTTGATCACCTTTGCTACTTGGATCTCTCCAATAATTCATTGGTTGGCGAGGTACCGAAGACATTGATACAGCTCAAGGGCCTCGTCTCCACTGGTCGTTCACTGGGTAACCGAAGAacactccaacaacaacaacaaccaaatatcataTCTGGGACAAACAACAAAGTCCGATCTGGTAGAACCAATGTTGTATCCGGGAACGACAACACTGTCATATCCGGAAACAACAACACGGTGGCTGGGAGCAACAATACCATCACAACTGGGAGCGACAATACCGTAACTGGTAGCAACCATGTCGTATCTGGGAGCAAACATATCGTAACAGACAACAACAATGTTGTTTCCGGAATTGACAATAATGTATCCGGGAGCTTCCACACCGTATCCGGTAGTCACAATACCGTATCCGGGAGCAACAATACCGTATCTGGGAGCAACCATGTCGTGTCTGGGAGCAACAAAGTCGTGACAGGAGGTTAA